The following are from one region of the Phycisphaeraceae bacterium genome:
- a CDS encoding flagellar FliJ family protein, giving the protein MAKFRFQLETLLSQRRRMEDARRLEVAQIERERLALEEEIRASQRALADQKRDLREALAPAGRAVDVAGVRLQSHASLHATANIQRLAVRLGGVLQKLDRARAALMKATADRKAVELLRQRRLEAWIREENKKEAAAIDDMVNARAARRDGTDWSAA; this is encoded by the coding sequence ATGGCGAAGTTCCGCTTCCAGCTCGAGACCCTCCTGTCGCAGCGCCGACGCATGGAAGACGCGCGCCGGCTCGAGGTCGCCCAGATCGAGCGCGAGCGGCTGGCGCTCGAGGAAGAAATCCGCGCGTCCCAGCGGGCGCTCGCGGATCAGAAACGCGACCTGCGCGAGGCGCTCGCCCCGGCCGGGCGCGCCGTCGATGTCGCCGGCGTGCGACTGCAGAGCCACGCCTCCCTCCACGCGACGGCGAACATCCAGCGACTGGCGGTGCGTCTGGGGGGCGTTCTCCAGAAGCTCGACAGGGCCCGGGCGGCCCTCATGAAGGCCACGGCGGACCGCAAGGCGGTCGAGCTGCTGCGCCAGCGCCGGCTCGAGGCATGGATCCGCGAAGAGAACAAGAAAGAGGCCGCGGCGATCGATGACATGGTCAACGCCCGCGCCGCCCGGCGCGACGGCACGGATTGGAGCGCCGCCTGA
- a CDS encoding FliI/YscN family ATPase, with the protein MSVLGPQIDALRRVLPMRVTGSVRALRGLSLLVDDLPLATGSLVSVRTLEGPKLGEVVGFDSDTAIVMLLCATSGVRPGDRVVGEQATPTVLSGHSLLGRCVDAMGNPIDGRPAPVDLSPQPLNPAPISPLQRTPIRTPMPTGVRAVDLMTTVGRGQRMGIFAGPGVGKSTLMASIARRTAADVSVIALIGERGREVRDFVEHALGPDGLMRSVVVCATSDESPLLRIRAAYAATSIAEWFRDQGADVMLMMDSVTRFAQAQRQVGLSVGEPPATKGFTPSVFAALPMLLERAGAIDGVGSITAFYAILVEGDDMTEPIADAARGILDGHVILSRKLAQKGHFPAIDVLDSVSRVANEVCDRQHIAARQQVLKLLAAYAEVEDLVNIGAYAKGSNPTVDAAIQLRPKIEALLQQSSGEGDAFDDAKKRLMHLAVEAGAILQQLGTRRP; encoded by the coding sequence GTGAGCGTGCTGGGCCCCCAGATCGACGCGCTCCGGCGTGTGCTCCCGATGCGCGTGACCGGCAGCGTGCGCGCGCTGCGCGGGCTGTCGCTGCTGGTGGACGACCTGCCGCTGGCGACCGGGTCGCTCGTGAGCGTGCGCACGCTCGAGGGCCCCAAGCTGGGCGAGGTCGTCGGGTTCGATTCCGACACCGCGATCGTGATGCTGCTGTGCGCGACCTCGGGCGTGCGCCCGGGCGATCGCGTCGTGGGCGAGCAGGCGACGCCGACCGTGCTCTCGGGCCATTCGCTGCTGGGGCGCTGCGTCGACGCGATGGGAAACCCGATCGACGGGCGTCCAGCGCCGGTGGACCTCTCGCCCCAGCCCCTGAACCCTGCGCCGATCTCGCCCCTGCAGCGCACGCCGATCCGCACCCCCATGCCCACGGGCGTGCGTGCCGTCGACCTCATGACCACCGTGGGGCGCGGCCAGCGCATGGGCATCTTCGCCGGGCCGGGCGTGGGCAAGTCGACGCTCATGGCGTCGATCGCGCGCCGGACGGCGGCGGACGTCTCGGTCATCGCCCTCATCGGCGAGCGCGGGCGCGAGGTGCGCGACTTCGTCGAGCACGCCCTCGGCCCCGACGGGCTCATGCGCAGCGTCGTCGTCTGCGCGACCAGCGATGAATCGCCACTGCTTCGCATCCGCGCCGCCTACGCGGCCACGAGCATCGCCGAGTGGTTCCGCGACCAGGGCGCCGACGTCATGCTCATGATGGACTCGGTCACGCGCTTCGCGCAGGCGCAGCGACAGGTCGGCCTGTCCGTCGGCGAGCCCCCGGCGACCAAGGGCTTCACGCCCAGCGTGTTCGCGGCGCTGCCCATGCTCCTCGAGCGCGCCGGCGCGATCGACGGCGTGGGGTCCATCACCGCGTTCTACGCGATCCTCGTCGAAGGCGACGACATGACCGAGCCCATCGCCGACGCCGCCAGGGGCATCCTCGACGGGCACGTGATCCTCTCGCGCAAGCTCGCGCAGAAGGGGCACTTCCCGGCGATCGACGTGCTCGACTCGGTCTCGCGCGTCGCCAACGAGGTGTGCGACCGCCAGCACATCGCCGCGCGCCAGCAGGTGCTCAAGCTGCTGGCGGCGTACGCCGAGGTCGAGGACCTGGTGAACATCGGCGCCTACGCGAAGGGCAGCAACCCGACGGTCGACGCCGCGATCCAGCTCAGGCCCAAGATCGAGGCGCTGCTCCAGCAGTCCTCGGGCGAGGGCGACGCGTTCGACGACGCGAAGAAGCGACTGATGCACCTCGCGGTCGAAGCCGGCGCGATCCTCCAGCAGCTCGGCACGAGGAGGCCCTGA
- the fliG gene encoding flagellar motor switch protein FliG codes for MPPRKPGEKLPESPEHLTGITKAAILLLSLDAQTASDMLKNLPADSIEQVTRELASLGQVPTTLRNSVVEEFYQITIASQYAAEGGLEYAKVLLKQSLDSKTADKVLSQIQTQVQKTPFSFLQKAESENLLTFIQDEHPQTIALIVCHLPFHKASEIIVGLQPDKQVEVIKRIANMEQTNPEVIREVEKGLESRLANMLSQSTEKTGGIDAVAEILNLADRTTEKQIMEGLEAEDPELVEQIRRLMFVFEDIRMVDDRGIQGVLKEVDNDELALALKTASDELKQKIFNNMSERAAQLIKEDMEYMGPVRISDVESAQQRIVDIVRRLEDSGEIVIAGRGGDEELIV; via the coding sequence ATGCCACCACGCAAGCCAGGCGAAAAACTGCCCGAAAGCCCGGAGCACCTGACGGGGATCACCAAAGCGGCGATCCTGCTGCTGTCGCTCGACGCCCAGACCGCCAGCGACATGCTCAAGAACCTGCCGGCCGATTCGATCGAGCAGGTGACGCGCGAGCTCGCGTCGCTGGGGCAGGTCCCCACGACGCTGCGCAACTCCGTGGTGGAGGAGTTCTACCAGATCACCATCGCGTCGCAGTACGCCGCCGAGGGCGGGCTCGAGTACGCGAAGGTCCTCCTCAAGCAGTCGCTCGACAGCAAGACCGCCGACAAGGTGCTCTCGCAGATCCAGACGCAGGTGCAGAAGACCCCGTTCTCGTTCCTGCAGAAGGCCGAGAGCGAGAACCTGCTGACCTTCATCCAGGACGAGCACCCCCAGACCATCGCGCTGATCGTCTGCCACCTGCCCTTCCACAAGGCGTCGGAGATCATCGTCGGCCTGCAGCCCGACAAGCAGGTCGAGGTCATCAAGCGCATCGCGAACATGGAGCAGACCAACCCCGAGGTCATCCGCGAGGTCGAGAAGGGCCTCGAGTCGCGCCTCGCGAACATGCTCAGCCAGTCCACCGAGAAGACCGGCGGCATCGACGCCGTCGCCGAGATCCTCAACCTCGCCGACCGCACCACCGAGAAGCAGATCATGGAGGGCCTCGAGGCCGAGGACCCAGAGCTCGTCGAGCAGATCCGCCGGCTCATGTTCGTCTTCGAGGACATCCGCATGGTCGACGACCGCGGCATCCAGGGCGTGCTCAAGGAGGTCGACAACGACGAGCTGGCCCTCGCCCTCAAGACCGCGTCCGACGAGCTCAAGCAGAAGATCTTCAACAACATGTCCGAGCGCGCCGCGCAGCTCATCAAGGAGGACATGGAGTACATGGGCCCGGTCCGCATCAGCGATGTCGAGTCCGCCCAGCAGCGCATCGTCGACATCGTGCGCCGCCTCGAGGACTCGGGCGAGATCGTCATCGCCGGTCGCGGCGGCGACGAGGAGCTGATCGTCTGA